In Candidatus Melainabacteria bacterium RIFOXYA2_FULL_32_9, the sequence GAAAGGTATACATCACTCTAATCCAGGAAATTTCTTCAACTTCATTTAGTTTTTCAAGTAATGCAGCTAATGAAGGCTTACCATACAAATCCTTCCCGTAACTTGTTGTATCCTGAGCTATAAGAATAATCTCACTAACCCCATCTTGTCCAAGTTTTTTGGCTTCCTGAACTATAGATTCTGTAGATCTACTCCTGTATTTTCCCCTCAAGGCAGGGATAATACAGTAAGCACAGGAATAATCGCATCCTTCCGCAATTTTTATGTAAGAACTTGAACCAACTGTAATCTGAAACCTATTTATATTTTCTGTTTGTAAATAAATAGGGTCATCAGTAACCTGATAAACAGCCTGACTTGATCTATTTGCAAAAGCATTAACAATTTGAGCAATTTTATCAATATCACCCGTTCCAATTACGGCTAAAGCTTCAGGAACTGCTTCCATAAGCTCTTTTTTGTATTTTTGAGCAAGACAACCTGTGATAATAAGTTTCTTACCAGACTCCGCAAGACGCACAATAGCCTTAACAGACTCTTTTTCTGCATCCTTAATAAAAGAACAGGTATTAACAAGCATAATATCAGCTGCTTCTTCATCAAGGTTAATATTATACCCGTTATCAGAAAGTATACCCAGCATTACTTCTGCATCAACAAGATTCTTTGGACATCCAAGATTGACCAGTCCAATAGTCGGCTTAATTCTCAAGTTATATCCTTACTTCTTTGTTAACTTAATTGAGAGGAGTTTGTTTCTGGAGGAGCCTATGCACCATGTCAATTTGAGGGTGCATTAGCACCGACGGAAGAAATTAACTCCTCTCAAAACTACTTTAACAGATTATTACTACCTATAATTTGTAAACTGAAGAGCAGTGTTATAATCATCCTGCTTTTCTCTCAGCATCTTGATAATTTCCTGAAGATCATCTTTATCTTTCCCTGAAACTCTAACCTGATCTCCCTGAATAGCAGCCTGCACTTTAACCTTTGTAGCTTTAATGTCAGCTACTATCTTTTTAGCCAAATCCTGAGTTAAGCCTTTTTTAAGCAGAAATTCTTGTTTTACATTGCCCCCAAGAGAACTTTCAAGCTTTTGGGGATCAAGAATTTTTAAGCTCAAACCTCTTTTGCTCATTTTGGCTTCCAATATGTCTAATATATTTTTTAATCTAAATTCATCAGTAGTCGTAATAACGATACTTTTCGTACCTTCTAATTCAAGTTTACTGCCGCTGTCTTTAAGATCGAAACGGGAGTTTATGTCTCTTTTTGCTTGATCTATCGCATTAACTAATTCCTGATGATCAAATTCAGAAACTACATCGAAGCTTACATCTTTTGCCATAGTTAATTTTCCTCATATATACCACTCTCTATTATACATGATTAACAAAAATCATTACTTAAGGCAAATAAAACTTTTAAGAAAATCTTAAATAAACTATGAATTACTCAAGTTGCTACTTAAATAATCTTGAATATCATTGCGAGGTGACACAGTCACTTTTCTCAAGTCATCAACCCTTCCAATAATACGCACTGTCATTGCGAGGTGGCTGAGCCACTATCACATTGTCAACAATCTTTTTTAATATACAAGAATCATTGATGATGGGTTTGTGCCTCTGGCACCGTGGCAATCTCAAAGCATTAAACTTACAGGTAATAACTTAAGTTATGAATTATATAAAAAAGTAAACTTTTTTTTAAATCTAGCAATTTAATTCTACTGAAATACTTCATATATATATGATATATATGAGAGCTTGAGTCTTATCCGATAAAGGGGCAAAAATGATTTCAAATTCTAATACAAGCAACTATAATCCCTTTGGAGCCAATATTAATCATATAAAAGAAATTCAAATGCCA encodes:
- a CDS encoding ribosomal protein S12 methylthiotransferase RimO, with amino-acid sequence MRIKPTIGLVNLGCPKNLVDAEVMLGILSDNGYNINLDEEAADIMLVNTCSFIKDAEKESVKAIVRLAESGKKLIITGCLAQKYKKELMEAVPEALAVIGTGDIDKIAQIVNAFANRSSQAVYQVTDDPIYLQTENINRFQITVGSSSYIKIAEGCDYSCAYCIIPALRGKYRSRSTESIVQEAKKLGQDGVSEIILIAQDTTSYGKDLYGKPSLAALLEKLNEVEEISWIRVMYTFPSLLNDNLIKTIAKLDKVVKYVDIPLQHSHPDILKLMNRPVMDNSAVIDKLRASIPDVAIRTAFIVGFPGEQEEHYQHLYEFIKKHGFDKLGVFEYSREKNTSSYSMKNQVPAKIKKPRRKELMQLQQGISKQINESFIGKSIPVIVESITSSGQIIGRSYRDAPEIDGLVYIETEQPLVPGDIWPVKIKAASEYDLFGIV
- a CDS encoding YajQ family cyclic di-GMP-binding protein, with amino-acid sequence MAKDVSFDVVSEFDHQELVNAIDQAKRDINSRFDLKDSGSKLELEGTKSIVITTTDEFRLKNILDILEAKMSKRGLSLKILDPQKLESSLGGNVKQEFLLKKGLTQDLAKKIVADIKATKVKVQAAIQGDQVRVSGKDKDDLQEIIKMLREKQDDYNTALQFTNYR